TGTCGGCCAGGTGTGCGGGGATTTCAAACCATTCCGGCGACTGCTCCGTCTGCCGTACCGTGATAATCATCAGCCGCCCCTGGTTGGCTTTGGCCAGCAAATAACCTACATTCAACAAAGGCAGAAAATCTTCTCGCCCCCGAATAGCAACCAAAATATGGCAATCGGTTTCAATAGGGATGGTATCCATTAGCCAGGATAAAAAAATATTGGGGGTTATTCATTACTTACTCCCTTGAATAATGAGAGTTTGTAAATAATCACAAACATACTACCAATCAGGTAACTTTTGTGAGCAAACTTGCCAGATATTCATCAGCCACCCGTTTTTTCCGCATCACTGCGTTACGTTTAGCCAGCCATTTGGGTAGTCCCCATAATCCGGCCAATTGCCCCCGCAAGCGGGCACGGGCTGCCTCGCCACGCCAGGCGCGAAGCGCGTCGAATAAAATTTTTGACTGCGCCTTGATGATGGCGGGCCAGTAGCGGCGAAAAATAAAGCCGGGCAAATCTTTAGCCAGCACCCAAATGGTATTGCGGCCGGTGTAGAAACTGGCGATCACCCCGCCGCCGGTAGCACTGAGACGATGGTAGACCACAGCGTTTGGGGCAAAAACAGCCCGGTAACCGGCCAACTGCGCGCGCCAATTGAGGTCAACATCCTCCAGGTACATAAACAGGTCTTCATCAAACAGGCCAATATCCGTCAGCATCTCCCGGCGATAGGCCACGGCCCCGCCACAACCTCCAAAAATATAAGTGTCGTGGTCAAACTGCCCTTCGTCTTTTTGCCATACGCCCCGGTTGATGGGGATGCCGTTTGTGCCAAAACCATCTCCGGCAGAGTGAAGGGTATCACGCCGGTCAAACAGCAGCATTTTGCTGGCAACAATGCCGGCCTGGGGGGATTTTTGCAACGCCTCAACCAAGGCCTGCGCCCAGCCGGGCGCGACTTCGGTGTCGTTGTTGAGGGGCACAATAATTTGCCCGCTAGCTTGCCTGATACCCCGATTGATGGCCCCGGTCAGGCCCATATTTTGGCCCAGCTCAATGATAGTGACTTCAGGGAAATCGCGCCGGGTCAGAGGCACCGACTCGTCGGTGGAGCCGTTGTCGGCCAGGATGATTTCTAAATGGGGATAGGTTTGGGCGCGCAGGGCGTTGAAGCAAAGAGGTAAATGAGGCACTCCGTTATAGTGGGGGATAATGATGGAGAGGAGAGGGTTACTCATTTATCCCCACTTTCATCAAAATACGCTTGCAGCGCTTCCTGCCACGACCTCAACTCAATGCCCAATTCAGCCCCTCTGATATTGGCCAGGGGGGCAAAAGGCGGCACCGTAGAGGCGCGTTTAAAATCGGCCAGGGTGATGGCGTGGATGGGGATGTTCTCCCGGCCACTCAGCTGCAAGATTTCTTTGGCAAAATCGTAGCGAGAACAGTAATCGGCGTTGGTGAAATGGTAAATGCCATAGACCCGAGTCTGAATGAGTTGGGCAATGGCTGCGGCCAAATCTGGAGCATAGGTGGGGTTGCTGACCTCGTCGGTTACCACCCGCAGCTCGCCATGCGTATCGGCCAGGGTGATCATTTTGCCGGGGAAATTATTGCCGCCGGAACCATACAACCAGGCGGTACGCACAATGTAGAGTTTATTTTTTAAATAACGCGCGGCCATTTGTTCTCCGGCCCGTTTGGAGCTGCCGTAAGGGTTGATGGGGTTTGGGACGTCATCTTCACGATACGGCCGGGCGGCGCTGCCATCAAAAACTTCGTTGGTGGAAACGCCCACCATGTCGGCGTTGCAGCGAAGACAGGCGTGGGCCACGTTTTGCGTGCCAAAAGCATTAACGCTAAAAGCCAACTCGGGATCCCTGGCGCAGCCGTCCACATTGGTCATAGCGGCACAGTGAATGATCAAATTGGGGGCCAGATTGGCTAACTTCGGCACGGTTTCGTGTTTAGTGAGGTCAAATTCAGGCACGTCGGTGGGAATAACCGTTTCCCCTTGGGCCGTTAATACTTTTTGCAGAGCCTGGCCCAGTTGGCCATTGGCCCCGGTGATAACAATGCGCATTGCAAACACCTCTATGAAAATTGGAATTTAACCGTTAGCCTGCCGCCCCCATAACCGGCCGGCCAACTTTCATAAACGCAAGCCGCGCCAGGGGCCAGGCTCGGCTGTTTGGGCGCGCGTGGCACTCAGGCGGCGACGAATGAGGTTGATAAAGAGACTCAGGATCATAATGGGCCAGGGCAAAATCAACCCCAGCACAGCCACGCTCATAGCCTCAAACGCGCTGCTAAGCTGCCAGAAAACAGGCCCTACGGAGGGTAGATGCCAGGTAATAACAAGGCCATTTTGCCAATAACCCCAGAAAAAAGGCAGCATAAAAACAAAAGCTACTAACACGCTAAAGCCGTACCCTGTGCCCAGCAGGGTGAGCCAATTTGCCTCGTCGGTTAACATGAGAAACACCAGTAACAAACCTCCTCCGGCCAATAGACTCACCGCCACTCGCCGGGCGACTGCAAAGGGAAACTCAGTTAAGTCTCCGGCCACTGAACTGAGGGAATAACTGTGTCCTTGAAGTTGGTAAAGACCATGATACAAAGCAATGGCCGCCATGGCCGCCATAATAATTGATCCGGCATGGAGGCCGCGCCGCCGCCAGATAACATTCAACCCTAAGAAAATCATCAGTCCGGCCAGCACCAGCCGAGGCAGTTGTTCAATTCTGGCGCGGCTGTTTCTGGCTGCCGCCATCTGAGCATCGGCCTCCTGCTGGGCTAACAAAGCCAGTTGAAAAGCGCCATCAAGATTATTGTTGGCCAAAGCAGTTTGCGCTTGAGCCAAATCGGCCATCAATGTCTCCGGGAGCGTTGCTTCCCCCTTAATTGCGCTCACATAAGCTTCGGCCAGTTTTGTACGTTGCTGGGCCAATAGGAGCTGAGCCACCACTCGCTCATACTCATCCAGCCGAAGCATCTCAAACAGGATATTTCCCCGAGCTGCGCCCGGAGGAGCCACTCCCAAAAGCGCAGTAATGGTAGGGGCAATGTCGGTTTGGTGAATGTCGCTATAATTGCCGGGATGAACGTTTTCTCCCACCAATACAAACGGCTGCCAGATGACGGCCGGTTCGTCGCCGCCGTGCCCGCCGGAAGAAATATGGCCATGGTCAGAAACAACGGCCAGAATAGTGTGTTTCGGGTCTATGGCTGCTCTAATTTGTTCCAGGTACGCCTCAATCCTACCGGCTGCCTGGTGAGCCGCCTGACTTGTTGACCCCTGCTGTTGAGCAACAACATCTACTTGGGAAAACTGGATCAAAACCAGTTCAGGGGCCTCATTCTCCAGAATAGAGAGGGCGGCTTCCAGGATGGATTGGTCGGCTTCGGGACTCGGCTCCTCCACAAAAAAAGTGTAATCTAAATGGTTACGAGGAATAAGCCGTCGCCAATCTGCCTGACCAAGCAGGGCAGTTTTTAGGTTGGCGGCATGCGCCCGGGCAAAAATAGTATCCACCTCAAGCAGGCGTAAATCCTCAATCTGCATATCAACGGGTGGCGCGTCATTGGTTTCCGGGGTAGCGCCGCTCATCAAGGTTGCCCACGCTATTTGAGAAAAAGTAGGGGGTGCGCTTTGAACAGCCGCATTAGCCCCAATCTGCTTGAGTTGTTCAAGCACAGGTAAATCCAGGGTCAGTGAAGCATCATATCCCAAACCGCTAATCAGCACAATCACAACTTTGCTTGTTTGGGTAGACGTAGCCGGCTGCTCCGGCCATAGATCAACCTCCCGCAAAGGAGACCGATAACTCTGAACAGAAGCCCGGAAGGCCGTCACCCAGAATACCAGGCCGATAATAATCCCCACCAGGGCCAAAATGCTTAAAACAACAGACATATATTTTTTCATAATTGAAGCCTGCATACATTGCAGCAGATTATACCAATTTTTCAGCGAAAAGCACAACCAAATTAGTCTTACCGCGCCACGAGCCGTTTTTTGTAGATTCGCCCAAAAAAGTGTAACATGTATTTTTGCACGGCGATTTGGCTGCCGGTAATTGTAAAAACGGGAACTTTTACAATCAGGTAGTCATCCTCGCCTGAGAAAGATTGAAGGAGATGTAATTTGTCAAGGGAATCTTTCCCCTGATAAGAAAGATTGGGAACAAAATGAATATTGCAGAGATAGAAACTTTAGAACAACGTTATCAAACGCTGGTTGGTGATTTTCAAGCAGGCAAGATTGATGAAACAACGTTTGTTTCAAAAGTAGATAGCCTCCAATTTCAAGACGAAGCAGGACGCTATTGGATGCTGGGGTCTCAAACCGGGGCCTGGCACTACTACGACGGCCAAACCTGGCATCAAGCCGATCCCCGTGATGCCGACAATTTGCCCTTTGTAGATGAACAAGGTCGCTACTGGCAACAAGGTTCTACCAGCGGCGATTGGTATTATTATCAACCGGATACGGGCGAATGGGTCAAACCTGATCGCAATGATCCCTCTATCCCCCGCTCTTCCCGCAGACAAATTGAAAAACCGGGTTCTGTCCCCTATCAATCTCACTTGCGCCCGCAAAGCGTTGAGGCCGGGCCGGATATGCCTTCTCAACTGGACGGCGAACTATTCCAGGATGATGAAGGACGTTATTGGATGGTAGGCGCTAAAAGCGGGCAATGGTATTTTTACGATTTTGATGGCTGGCATCCTGCCCACGAATTTCAACACACGGCCGCGCCTCAACCCCAACCTTACCAGGGACAATATCAATACCAACAAACAGCTTATGCTTATCCTGCCCAGCAGCAGCCCTATCAGCCTGCTCAAACGCCCCCCCAAACCCAAATTTATGCTGCCCAACCACAACCACCAGCCCCTCAATCTACCCAGGTCTACGCGCAAACCCAGCCACCTGCCGCGCCCCAACCGGCCCATGCACCCGTAACGCCCTCGCCGGTGCCTGCGGCTCAAACAGAAGCTCCTGCCGCGCCTGCCCCGGCGCAGCCTGAAGTGAGTCAAATGCCCAATCCGCCCAGCCCTAAGAGCGACACGGGGGCGTGGTTTTACTTTGATGGGAAACAGTGGCTAAAATACTCGTCGGGCGAACCGGCCGATGTGCCGCCGCCTGACCCCGAAAAAATTCTGGACCAAAAGGCAGAACCGGCCAAACCCAAAACCGAGCCTAAAAAGACCGCGCCAAGCAAATCGGACCCTGTTGTTGTGGCCGAACTCTTTGAAGAGGATGAGGAGCCGGTTGTTGAAATTGTTGATGTAGAAGTTATTACCGTGCTTGAAGCGGAGCCGGATGAGCCGGAATCCGTCTCTGTCTCTGCGCCGCCGGCGGCAAGTTCATTTGCCCCTCCGGCCAAAGAAGATATTCGACCCAGACGCGTGATCCGTTCTACAGAACAAACCCTGCCAGGGCCCACAGCCGTTGACCCGCTCCGTCAGCCCAGAGAACGAACAACAACCGAGCCTGCCCGTCCTCTTGCCCCCAGAAAAAGAGAAGTGGCTCATGAACCAACCATCATTATTCCCACCGAGTCGGCAGCTTCCAGCATTGGCGCGGCCAGAGGCGCCAGGCCGATCAGACCAAGCCAGCCCCAGCAGCGCCGGGCGCGCGAAAACACCATCCCCATGGGCGCTATGGCCAGCGCCGGCGATTGGCCGCGCGAGGTAACCCAGCCCTTACCGGCGGCTGGCTCAGGCCAGGGCGTCCGTCCTGGCCAGGCTGCTCGTGCCGAGCCAGTTGCCCGCGCCGAGCAAACAGCCCGTCCCGATACGGCCCCTATAAAAGCTGTCCGGGCGCGGGAAGCCACCAAAGAAAACGTTACCACATCCGCCCCTACTCCCCAACCGCAAAAAACCGGTTACACCGTGGGCGATGTTTTACGCGCCTTCCCCAGTACCGTGTGGACTCTGGCCATAGGCCTGGTTGTTTTATTCATCTTTGCCGTAATTATTGTAATTGGACTCTCTATGCTCCAGGGCAATGGTTTGGGCAGTGGCGGTTTGGCCGTTGGGCAAAGTCCTACCCCTACCTTAAGTGTGGCTATTGCCGATTCAACCCCCACCCCTGGACCAACCCCGGAAATTACGCCCGAGCCGTTGATTACTTCGGCCCCGCCGGCGATGATACCTTTTAACAGTGCGGTCCTCAGTTTTTCTTTAGACTATCCCGAAGAATGGTACCGGGAAGAAATGGATCTGCAAGTAGGGTTTTCCCCGTCAAAAGAGGGCCTGGACCCGGACAACCTTAAAGACGCCGTAATGTGGGTTGGTCAAGCGAGCAACCAGAACGCCGCCATTGCCGAAATATTAACCGATTTATTGGCTCGATTTCCAGCGGAAGCAGAAACTTTAAATCAGGGTACCATTAGTATTGCTTCCCAAACCTGGACTTCGGCTCAAATAGGGTTTGCCGACGAAAACCTGGGCGGCCAAGGTATTGCTACCCTGGCTGTAACCAACAGAGAGGGAGTAGGCTACTACCTGATTGCCATTGCGCCGGCAAACCAGTGGAATTCGGTTCAACCCGTCTTCCAGGGGATGATAAACAGCTTCAGTTTTGCCCCTGTTGAAACTGTAGCCCTGGCCCCACCCGCCAACCCAACCAATACCGGGGAAGCAGAAACCAC
This portion of the Anaerolineae bacterium genome encodes:
- a CDS encoding glycosyltransferase family 2 protein, which gives rise to MSNPLLSIIIPHYNGVPHLPLCFNALRAQTYPHLEIILADNGSTDESVPLTRRDFPEVTIIELGQNMGLTGAINRGIRQASGQIIVPLNNDTEVAPGWAQALVEALQKSPQAGIVASKMLLFDRRDTLHSAGDGFGTNGIPINRGVWQKDEGQFDHDTYIFGGCGGAVAYRREMLTDIGLFDEDLFMYLEDVDLNWRAQLAGYRAVFAPNAVVYHRLSATGGGVIASFYTGRNTIWVLAKDLPGFIFRRYWPAIIKAQSKILFDALRAWRGEAARARLRGQLAGLWGLPKWLAKRNAVMRKKRVADEYLASLLTKVT
- the rfbD gene encoding dTDP-4-dehydrorhamnose reductase, with protein sequence MRIVITGANGQLGQALQKVLTAQGETVIPTDVPEFDLTKHETVPKLANLAPNLIIHCAAMTNVDGCARDPELAFSVNAFGTQNVAHACLRCNADMVGVSTNEVFDGSAARPYREDDVPNPINPYGSSKRAGEQMAARYLKNKLYIVRTAWLYGSGGNNFPGKMITLADTHGELRVVTDEVSNPTYAPDLAAAIAQLIQTRVYGIYHFTNADYCSRYDFAKEILQLSGRENIPIHAITLADFKRASTVPPFAPLANIRGAELGIELRSWQEALQAYFDESGDK
- a CDS encoding alkaline phosphatase family protein, whose product is MSVVLSILALVGIIIGLVFWVTAFRASVQSYRSPLREVDLWPEQPATSTQTSKVVIVLISGLGYDASLTLDLPVLEQLKQIGANAAVQSAPPTFSQIAWATLMSGATPETNDAPPVDMQIEDLRLLEVDTIFARAHAANLKTALLGQADWRRLIPRNHLDYTFFVEEPSPEADQSILEAALSILENEAPELVLIQFSQVDVVAQQQGSTSQAAHQAAGRIEAYLEQIRAAIDPKHTILAVVSDHGHISSGGHGGDEPAVIWQPFVLVGENVHPGNYSDIHQTDIAPTITALLGVAPPGAARGNILFEMLRLDEYERVVAQLLLAQQRTKLAEAYVSAIKGEATLPETLMADLAQAQTALANNNLDGAFQLALLAQQEADAQMAAARNSRARIEQLPRLVLAGLMIFLGLNVIWRRRGLHAGSIIMAAMAAIALYHGLYQLQGHSYSLSSVAGDLTEFPFAVARRVAVSLLAGGGLLLVFLMLTDEANWLTLLGTGYGFSVLVAFVFMLPFFWGYWQNGLVITWHLPSVGPVFWQLSSAFEAMSVAVLGLILPWPIMILSLFINLIRRRLSATRAQTAEPGPWRGLRL
- a CDS encoding PD40 domain-containing protein; translation: MNIAEIETLEQRYQTLVGDFQAGKIDETTFVSKVDSLQFQDEAGRYWMLGSQTGAWHYYDGQTWHQADPRDADNLPFVDEQGRYWQQGSTSGDWYYYQPDTGEWVKPDRNDPSIPRSSRRQIEKPGSVPYQSHLRPQSVEAGPDMPSQLDGELFQDDEGRYWMVGAKSGQWYFYDFDGWHPAHEFQHTAAPQPQPYQGQYQYQQTAYAYPAQQQPYQPAQTPPQTQIYAAQPQPPAPQSTQVYAQTQPPAAPQPAHAPVTPSPVPAAQTEAPAAPAPAQPEVSQMPNPPSPKSDTGAWFYFDGKQWLKYSSGEPADVPPPDPEKILDQKAEPAKPKTEPKKTAPSKSDPVVVAELFEEDEEPVVEIVDVEVITVLEAEPDEPESVSVSAPPAASSFAPPAKEDIRPRRVIRSTEQTLPGPTAVDPLRQPRERTTTEPARPLAPRKREVAHEPTIIIPTESAASSIGAARGARPIRPSQPQQRRARENTIPMGAMASAGDWPREVTQPLPAAGSGQGVRPGQAARAEPVARAEQTARPDTAPIKAVRAREATKENVTTSAPTPQPQKTGYTVGDVLRAFPSTVWTLAIGLVVLFIFAVIIVIGLSMLQGNGLGSGGLAVGQSPTPTLSVAIADSTPTPGPTPEITPEPLITSAPPAMIPFNSAVLSFSLDYPEEWYREEMDLQVGFSPSKEGLDPDNLKDAVMWVGQASNQNAAIAEILTDLLARFPAEAETLNQGTISIASQTWTSAQIGFADENLGGQGIATLAVTNREGVGYYLIAIAPANQWNSVQPVFQGMINSFSFAPVETVALAPPANPTNTGEAETTPQPEATSEPTSEPEVPTANATPITYIVQSGDTLLGIAVKFDIDVDLLAAENGIDDPNDLRVGQELIIPFTTEELQTYLAGGGGTGAGASTAGESETGETTPATEEAVASAPGEAGPAGTTPAAPQPTPAADTEAAPVSGKIAYPAFNPAINSYDIWLADVATSEQSVIAGNASQPAFSKDGGAFAYRSWDLSTRGIFFRDFIGGRGGQITHFVEDGQPSWSPDGFSFAFVSRREGDRVPRIYRGDQMGQNDYPIGFQGEYVSTFPDGRLAAKGCLPSGDCGIFIIGPNGGGETKISGEAADTAPAVSPDGGKIAFMSSGRGGTNWEVWVMNADGSNPQRLTENGSNDGLPTWSPDGRSIAYVSDQGGVWAVWAMNADGSNQRKLFNMNGSPDGRVLHAGDDSRGWLEERISWAP